The genomic stretch GAGGCTGGTTGCGCGGAGGCCAGAGGTGGAGACTGGGAGAAGGGAGGCACGGGCAGAAGTGGAGGTGGAGGCGGCGGCTGTTttgaggagagagagagttgttGGTGCTGTGGCAGAGGCCATTTGGCGGTGTTTGTGGACTGTTTTGTGAGAGAAGTTGTGTGGgctaaaaggaaaagagaagggaatGAGGGGTTATATGGATGTGAAAATGAGGCTCTCTTTCTCTGATCTTTTGGAGTGACAGTGAGAGATGAAAATAATGGGGAAGCTGTGGACGGGAAGAACGAAGGAGGGAAAGAATGGGCGGTGTGTGTTAGTTTTTGGATTTTCTCTTATCGTTTAATTGAGGTTGTGGATGCTCGATGCTTTTTAGATTGTAACTTGCTGTACGGTGCAGCCTTTTACTGCTACAAGTACCAACCAACGACGGTGCCGACTGCCGAGAGGGTTCGGGTTCGTTAACTAGTTCAGCTGCCAAGACTCGTCCTCCTCGTAAAAAGGGCTTAGGTTCGACTGCCTTGGACACACATGCGGTTGGATGGATCCTTTCAATTATTTCGAAAGTCGTCTTTTTAAACAGGAGTGCCCATTTTGATTATAGATTTTTATGGAATGAGTGTTGTTTGGtggctgttttttaaaaataatatatattttttatttttaatattaactagataaaataaattttttttttaaaaaaataaatatatatatatatatttaaataaaaaatttaattttttttttaaaaagttgttttgCCGCCTTGTCCCAAAGGGGTGTATGTAGAATAtaagggtgagcaaaaaaaacaaaaaaatcagttaaaccaaaaaaaactgtaaacaaaataactgaaaaaactaaatcgtgaaaaaaaatccgattaaactaattaaaaattttaaaaaatcgattagttctgttttgattttataagtctaaaaccgaaccaaactggacacaaactagaaaaaaacaagCCAGGACCGAGCCAAACCAGTTTGAAccgtttttttgttttaaaaaaccgaaccaaattgAAAACCGATAGTTTTGAaccagttttggttttttttaaaaaaatcagtttgattatttttttatatataaaaattaaaccgaaGCGAACCGAATCGAATCGAAAATAATTATTCctaatgaaatataattataattaattgttatatTTGAGTTAAACAAGATGGAATGTATAATTGTTTGAACAAGGTCCAGATATTAGCATTTTTAGATTTAGATACTGCGGAGTTTTGGCACTAAATGGATTCTAAAATAAatgtatattgttttttaaatgaatatttttatttaaatatgaatATTTACACTTATAACAATCAAATGAACACATCTAATTCGTATATCTAATAccttatataaaattaacaagaCATGCACTTCATAGTAAGAACTTTAAATTTCAATCAAACACTCCAGCAACACATTTAAGAACATGCATATCAAAATTCCAGTAAAACTGAAGAGTAATTTGGCTAATTGACTATCCCTTAAAAGTTgatacctatttttttttttttatcataatctaTTTAAGCCTGTAAttgtgatttaaatattttttcgtttagaattatattaaaataatatatttttttatttttttaaatcagtacatcaaaacaatttaaaaatataaaaaaattaacaataaaaaaaattaaaaatttaaaaaacatgattttaaccaTGTTCCAAACGTTTTCCTAAACAGCAGCAAATAAAAGTTATCATGGCACAAATTACATAAACAGGCGACGTCAATGCAAGGGGTGCTAATTTGAGTTTTCCCTAGCAAGGTTAGCCATGGGCCATCCTTAAAAAGCTAAGTTTACTTCTGGATTGGGCTTTTTGCTCGATATGTCATCCATGGCTCTCGAGGCCATGACTTTTCAATGTAGTCGATCAAAAAGCCCATTTGGaactctccttttttttcccatgaATATCTATCCGCCTCCTGTCCTGTCATATCGTGTGCTATTTTCAGAAAATGTTTAGCAGTgtgatgatttaaaatatttttatttaaaaaaatatatttttatttttttatttttaaaaattatttttaacattaatacatcaaaataatttaaaatataaaaaaaattattttaaataaaagaaaaaaacatataaaacttgAGGAAACACGGTGCAAAACACACCCTTAATTGCTCCGAATGATGCTCTTGGTCCTGTGATACTATACTAAAAAACCCACCACTAATAGGGTGAGCAGTGGGATAATGTGAGTCCTATACATTAGaggttttcctttttcaacaccgttcatttaatttttagcttCTTTTGTGTCCATGCCTTTGACTCTGCAGCTCGTGTTCCGTGCCGTTGGCTTCCATGGAGCAGATATTCGGAACCTGGTCAATGAAGCTGCGATCAAGTCTGTAAGTTTCTGAATCTTGTCAAGAAAGATACAGGTAACGGTGGAAATATTCCTGGTCAACCAATGGCGCCAAAGGTTTTATAATCTTTTCAGCATGTGGCATGTGTAGAGACTACTGTCACATCTCTACCTCCCATTTATATTTATGGTATATATTCGGACATCTTTATTTATTGAACTGTTGAACAAGTTGAACCGTTGGAAGGTTCACTGAATTCTCCAGCAATGTGGAACATCATGTCTAATCATTTATTGCAGGTAAGGAAAGGGCATTCCAAGATCTATCAGAAAGTTGATGTGTTAGATAAACAATTGCTTGAGGGCATGGGTGTACTTCTTACAGAGGAAGAACAACAGAAATGTGAACAAAACACATGTCTGTCACTGTCATTATTCATCCTCGTGAAGTGACAAGGAGTCTATAATTCTGTTTAAAACTAACCATCATAGTGATATTCTTACTTGCTAGGTATCGTTTGAAAAGAAGAGAGACTCCTGGCTGTACATGAAGCTGGTCATACAGTATTAGCTCACTTGTTTCCTTCCTTTGATTGGCATGCATTTTCTCAGCTCCTGCATGGAGGCAAGGTGAAATTTCTCTTTGCAAGCTGGATTTGTGATTGCTGCTACTCAACTGCTGCAGTTTCTTCTAATCACTTCTCCTTTCCtttaattttcatctttttggtCAAACACGAGCAGGAAACTGCAATATCTGTTTTCTACTCACGAGAAGATATGATTGACCAAGGATACACAACCTTTGGCTACTTGAAGATGCAAATGGCGGTAGCTCATGGTGGACGTTGTGCTGAACGTCTTGTGCATGGTGAGGACGTTACTGATGGAGGAGAGGTGAtgatcttgaaaaaataacaaaggtaAATGCGGTAATTTGAGTATAACATCGTTTGGGCATGTCCATGGACTGGGCCTAATCGTCTGCCCAATATTCCCATTTGATTACTAAAAAGCAACAGGAGGAATAAGGTAGCAATTAGGAATTGCTGAAGTCTCTTTGATAAAGATTTAGGTATTGTTTATAGTTAAGGGTAGGAATTTTGGTGGTTGTCCTTCGACAACATTTTTTCTTTCCAGATCACTAGAGAGATGGCAATCAGCCCTATGGTTTCATCAGCGTGACCCAAACACAgatgcatatttttttgttctctgtCTAGAATTTTACGTTAGTGTATTGCCATGGCAGAGCATTGTAGTTATGCATCCAGTGACTGTGTTCTTTTATCATTCACATCCAATTCCTTGTCGGTTTCTTCTAAATGGCGTTTTTCTTGAATGTATGTTTTGTTACAATTCATCAGGACGAAACAAATCTATATTCCTCTTCGCCTTGCACTGAATTTAAATTCCAACCATTAGTCATCAATGACAAGTTGCTTATCAACCACTGGACATTTATCCTGTACCTCTCCATCGACGATGACAGGTTGTAATACCAGCCTCTGAACACACATCCTACGCCAGTCCATTGTTGTTGAAGGTTTACGGACTTCAGATGGTGATCATAGTCCCTGAAATACAAACTGCCTGCTACTTTGACTACGGAGTTAAGAAAAGAAGTTTGTTGTTCTGCTGCTGAAAGCCAACAAACCGCAATGTTGACACTTCTTGAAGCCACTCGAGCCTGCTAGCGGACAAGTGATGTCGGCTAATAGGAGAGCAGAAGTGTCAAAATGAGCCTGCCAGTTTTGTTCTATCCATGCctatttttgttcttgatgataaCTATTGCTCACCAGAAATATGCTGTTGTATCGGTTATGAAGATTGTCAATCTATGTGCAGATTCTAACGTCCGAACCCTATTTTGTACGCCAGTTTCGTATACAGGGAAGCaagccaatatatatatatatatatatatatatatatatataattacaatagaaaaaagaaaagatttctaTTTAGTGTGCTTTAGGTAATgagatatataatatttttcaattaaaaatatattaaaatatttatttaatgtttttcttttttaatttttttttaaaaacaagcactctaaatatatatatatatatatatattcgtcCTCTTGTAAAAGAAGGGGAGGACTGTTTCGTTGCTGTTTACCGGGGAAGAAAATCAGGGTTGCAAAACGAGGCGGTTATATTTGTAGGACCAGTAAAAAAAGAAGCTGAAGGTGGTTGTTAACCCCGGTGGGTGCATTCTAATCATTAACAGCTTGCTGTAAGAAACAGCGCCCTCTCAAAGACAAGAGCCAAGATGGAGGAGCAGcaacaagaaaaaacacatgTAGTTGACAGCAACTTCCCACTCTTCTCTAAAACCCCTAAACGCCCCAAACTCCAGAAAACCCAAAACCCTGATGAAAGCCCTGAAATCCCCAAACTCGAAAAAGAAGTCTCCTCAAACCCTAGTAACCCCGACTCCGCCGCCGCCAAAACCACTTTGTTTTCTGACCTTGGCCTCTCCGAATGGGCACTTCAAACCTGCAAAGAACTTGGTATGAAGAACCCAACACAAGTACAATCCCACTGCATCCCCAAAATCCTCTCAGGCCGGGATGTTTTAGGCCTGGCCCAAACTGGGAGCGGCAAGACGGCAGCTTTTGCTTTGCCGATCCTCCACCGCTTAGCTGAAGACCCATTTGGGGTTTTTGCTCTTGTGATGACACCAACCAGAGAATTGGCTTACCAATTGGCAGAGCAGTTTCGTGCTTTCGGTTCTTGTTTGCATTTGAGGTGTGCTGTTGTTGTTGGGGGTATGGATTTGTTGACTCAAGCTAAAACCTTGATGGGGAGACCCCATGTTATTATTGCTACGCCGGGAAGAATTAAGGTTCTGTTGGAGAATCCTGATATTTCTCCTGTTTTCTCTCGAACcaaggtaaataaataaataagcaaataaaaaagaaccttcttgattgtggttttttttttctttttgtgtgattctagaaataaatcttttaattggTAGTTTTAGTCCTTTTAGCTGCGATTAGTGTTTGATGCAATTTTTTAACTGTGAGTAGTGATTTGTGTTCATTAAGGATGTGGAGATAGATTTTGCTTTTTATCTCGCTCTTTAAAGTTTAAAGATTggagctttatttttttctgttttgctcATTGTATGCTTCCTTTGTTTGATAAAAGTGCGTGcttgtatattttttgttttattttgtttcagttTCTAGTTTTGGATGAAGCTGATAGGTTGATTGATGTTGGATTTCAAGAGGAATTAAGAGTGGTGTTCAAGTGCTTGCCGAAAAGTAGGCAAACTTTGCTTTTTTCTGCCACAATGACAAGTGAATTGCAAACGTTGCTTGAGCTTTCTGAAAATAAGGCTTACTTTTATGAGGAATATGAGGGTTTCAAGACGGTTGACACTCTTAACCAACAGTATATTCAGATGCCCAAGAATGTGAAGGAGGTTTATCTTGTTTACATTTTGTCCAAAATGGAAGAAATGGGAATTCGATCTGCCATAATATTTGTCTCTGCCTGCAGGTATAAATTGCTTCGATGCAAATTTCTTCTGTCTGCTCCCTGATATTCTATTTTACCTGCTGTTTTTGTTGTGTTTCCGATATTTGCTTCTTTCTTGTGGTAATAATCATGCCATCAGTGGCTTACTTGTCAGATACCTGGTGACATCTCTGGGTTGCGATTCTCCATTGCACGTGTGTTTGCCCCTGGCTAATTTTTCTCTTGTGACTTAAGGATATTGAATATGATAGTATTACTTTTTCCAGAAGAATTTTATTGGCTACCTAGGGACTCTTTTGGAATTGTGCTTGTAATAGAAAGGTGCCATCTGTCCTAGTTAATCTTGTGGCAGAAGAGGGAAGTGCCTATACCATGAAGGTGTGTTACATCAGTTGTTCGATGGCAAAAAAATCAGTCGGGGGATTACTAATTCCTTTAGGAAGCATAGTTTCATAAGTTGCATCAACTTCTCTTTTAAGATGACCTCTGGAAATTATGTCTGGTTCATGCTACATTCTGTGAGCTATATATCCTTGCCTGAGCCTTCTTCATAGTAGTCAATCCTCCTTTGTCTCCCTGTGGGTTTTGTGTAAATTAGATTCATTTTGGAATAAAATGTTCTTGCAAACTTCTCAATTTCGAGATCTGGAAAACCCACTCATTAATGCTCTGTCTTTGTAATGTAAATGCAGCACTTGTCGCCTTTTGAGTTCATTACTGAAAGAGCTTGATCATGAACCTGCAACATTGTACTCACTTGAATCCCAGTCGTCTAGGCTTGCTTCATTACATCGGTTCAAATCGGGACAAGCTTCTATATTAATTGCTACCGATCTTGCTAGTCGTGGTTTGGACATTCCTACTGTTGATCTTGTTATCAATTATGATCTTCCAAGGTTATACTTCTCAATGATATTTATTCTTTGTTAacttatctttaaaaaaatgtgCTTAAATTATCAGCCTAATATTGCAGGGATCCTACAGATTATGTTCATCGTGTAGGGCGTACTGCAAGAGCAGGCAGGGAAGGGCTGGCTGTGAGTTTAGTTGCTCAGGTAAATAGTGGAAGgctgtaatatatttttttacctgtAGATTTTATATTCTCTTTAGAGCGCCATCATAACCCTGCAGCCATGCTTGTAATTTTCCAAAAGTTAAATATTCTTCCAATTATGTTCTGAATGGCTAGTTTTATGGGTATCCCTATGTCTGGGAACATTTCTGGGGTGGAAAGTTACTAGTGTTCCTAAATGTGTATGCTAATTTTTCATGATTAATGTCAAATCATAGGTCCATGGGTCTCCCTATGTTCTGATTACACCTTATCATATGTTTAAGagatgttttttgttgttttttagtcCTTGCTTGTCCAAAGAGCATCAAGGTAGCCATGTACTGAAGATGCTTAATTTGCCTTCTGTTCTAGAAAATGAGAAGTGAGAAAAATAATACTGGTAGACATTCTTTTTCATGCCTGTCCAATTGATATTAGATTTTTTGAAGTTAACATTTGGATGCAGTTTTAGAGTTTGTGCATTTTGCAACACATGCAATGGGTTATATCACCAGCTTAAATGGTCAAGGATTGTTTTACCTGTCAAAGGCTCTTCAATGGTGCCTCTTTGGCATGATTCTTTGTAGTGCGCAGGTTGTTTGCACAAAATGAAGCTGTAGTTTCTGTAGCTTTTTCCGCCATAATATATGTCTTCTATTTATGTGGACATTGACTCTGAAGGCTGTGATACATTAGTGCTGTTTAGTAATTGAATTGGACATTTTCACGAGTGTGAGTACATGTGCTCTGGTCTCCCATGTCTGTGCTTGTGTGTATTTGTTACAGGGTGATCTATAAATAGCATTTTGCAATTCTCCGCTAGAGTAGAACCTTTAGGTCTATGGAATGTGCTGTACTTTGAATGTAGTTTTACTCAACTTTGTTACATTTGATTGGCAGCATGATGGAAAACTCATGAAAGCTATAGAAGCTGAAGTTGGAAAACAGTTCGAGAAATTCGAGTATAAAGAGAATGAGGTCCTTTCCGATATTACAAAGGTTAGATCTCTTTTTAACTCTTGAGTAACTGATATTACGATGAAATAGTATATGCAGGGTGTTCAGCTACTTGGTTTGAAGAGACATTCATATCCTATTAGTGCTGGGCTTTCTTCCACAATTTTTTGTGGGAATCTCATTTGATTCAAAGTCTATATGCATGCTGTAACATTCTGGATGAAACTACTTGCTTTTCTTGTCGATGTGATGGCCAATCACTATCGAATGTATCCAGCCATTCTCCACTAGAAAGTCTTTTTGAAGCCATTTGATTTTGCTCACGCCTAGATATATTTCTGCAGCAAGGAAGTTATAGGGATGCCATGCAATTAGATTTTACCATTTCAACTCCACTACTTCAGTatattaccttttctttttctttcatctggggaaaaaaggagaaacaaatgagcagaaagaaaaatctgattggtttttttctttgaagccTGATGAGAATCATTAAACAGTCTTCTACCAGTTTGCTTATgtatctttatattaatttgcaGGTTTACAAGGCTAGACGTGTCGCAAAAATGAAGATGATGGATGACGGCTTTGATGAGCTAGTAAAAGAACggaaaaaacagaaacagaaatcCCTAGCAGAGAAGGGATTGTTGAAGAataagaagagaaagaggaaaAGTAAGGATATGTCGAGCTGATAGTGGTGGTTTACGTGGTTGTGCCTCTTCTAATCCCGCTGCATTTTGCGAGCAGCATGTTTGTTGTGAAGTCAAGGCTGCCTTCCTCTAGAACATTTCTTCAGTTTTATTATAGGTGAGAGAttcttttctttgcatgttTTGAGCTCATGGAAATTATGACCAGGACTAGGAGTAGTATCCCTTAGATAAATTTATGGATGACTAGGCATCCATGTGTCTGGCAATTTTGATCGAGtctatttatatgtttatttatatttgtattcACTATTCAGTAAactgctaaatatttattatatatctttCTTGTATCCGAATCCATCCAATCAGTTGCTTTCCCCTGAAATTTCATCTGACTCCCCTTTGCTACGACATCGTAGCTCAGCTCTTGTTTGTGTTGCTCATAATTAGTTTCCTGTTAGAGGGGGGAGGTTCTGCATCTTgactttaattaaattaagggTGTTTTTTTGTTACTATGATAGTGGATTGAAGTTTGGTTATGTTGTAATATTAAACAAGGTTTAAGTACTCCTCGGCGGCCCTCCTCGCCAGTCTTAATAGTCCTTTATGGtcccatttgtttttgtattttaataatattttaaaaataattaatttttttatttttttacttgaaattaataattttttggtgtttctagattattttgatgtgttaatattaaaaatattttttaaaaataaatataattatattctcaaacatcTAGCGGAAGCATTAAAATGATTGGATGTGAGCAAAAGAGTGAAGGGTGAGCATATACCTGCATCTTGTGGAGCTCGTTTGTAACATACCACTCCTTGAACCTTTGGGTTAAAAGGTCATCTCATCCACCATGAATAATTAGCAAAATTAGCTATTAATCTCTTTCATATAAGCTATCTATATTTATGAGCAGGTgtctttttaatgaaaaaaaaagaaaaagaaaaaacagtttttgatgtgaatatgttaaaaattatttttaaaaaataaaaaatatattattatttttaaaaatgacagcTGCTTgtctttattttctaattatggTTGGCATCGAAATCGTTCCCCTtgcaaataaagaaagaaaagagatgaaTAAATCCATGCATCATGGATCTGGGATCTCCACCTCTGAAAACTCAAAAGGCCTAAGATGCGACTTTATGCAACATTGGGCACGTGTACCAGAATATATTAAACGAAAAACACCGCACACATCCCGtgcttatatataaatatatttggtatCTTGTGTCCTCCCACTCTCATTATTATCGGACAGCTGATTTTAGAATCTAAGGAGATTCACATCATGTTTagcatataatttattgtttacttaattctttcttttgattttatttattgctttatttatagtttttattagcttgtttttttttttattttctataattttttctattataaattataaagtcttgtttttttattttatttacgtgggtgtccgggccagcttgcgcgcaccacgactaatcccacggctcattgaacatcctgcaaacccaataaacatgtaaggcaccgcggggatgacaggcgtgcacgatgaggtttgaacccaggatgcagaggaagggaacaaattCCTTCAACCATTGGCCCAAGACTCAAGTGCTAAagtcttgttttatttaatatgcTTGAAGGTTGATttgagataaattcattaatctcttggttctaaaaatttaacttattttttcatagtAAAAAGATGAGTAGAGCATTTTTATTACTttacaaaagatttttttatttatttggagactctttaattattaaattaatattagttCAGAgataaatcaattatatttaaaaaaaaaaaaaaactttttaaatggaCCAATCCTTGTAACCAAAGAGAAAAAATCGAACCTCCCAGTGCTCATCTTTGTTTCCTATTTTTGCAGCCACCGAAtgtttctctttctttcaaGGGAAAGGTTAATATATCTTATCAtgataaaatgtattttatttaaggttttattaagataaaatattttttatttataaaaggatATCTAGATTCAGCACTTGATTGCGCTTAGAAACGATGAGTTAATAACTTGTTAAATCCATAAACTCGATACTTTGTTAAACTAAAGGATGGGATCTTAATCTTCTTATGATCAAATGTTTAGAGAATAGtttcaaacaaataaacaaaagcaATAAGTATTGACATATCAATAAACAATTGTagctttattatatataatttcaaaaagaattattcccaactatttttcttttttttttaaaaaaaaaaaaacaaagcagttACAATgtgttaatttatattattacataATTTCATGTAACACAtcctataaaattattttttaaagttttttttttaaatacactaaaataatatacttttttaatttttaaaatttatatttaatatcaatatatcaaaacaatataaaataaaaataactttaaaaaatcaattttttatagaaCTTATTACACCACCCAACTAAACACCcccttaatatattttatatgggACTAGGACTATCCATTCCAAGACAcgtgaagaatttttttttttcaataaaaatatagtacACCTGAATCGATACCTCtctattaatttttgttaatcaaCCAATTAAAAACACGTGAAAATGAGgtgcatataaaaaaatcaaactaattaataaaaaaacaccagGCAAGTAGGCagtgttaaaaacaaaatggaggAAAAAATAATTCGAATAAAACCAATTCCGAGGAGGGGTGTAGAAAAGGAGAGGATAACCAACTCTCTTGAAATTGGGtaaacagttaaaaaaattctcTCCCTGTTAGTTACAttcttcaaaatcattaaattgtataataaaatatgCGATTCTTCTTACAGTTCCTCGAGTAACACTGCAGCTATCAATGGAATCCCACgacccagtaaaaaaaaaagaatttaatgaaaTGCAAGTCTTTGCAAGAAGctcttttcttgaaaaagaaaagaaaagaaaagaaaacactcCCCTAATAAGATTTATCAACCTTCAAGtcacttttcattttctattgCTCATTTTTAGGGTTCTattccaattatttttcatgtctcttgcttttgatatcgctcaatattttattttttatttatcattttttttttcatgcctgTTACTCTTAATATTGTCCAGTGTTTTATAGTTCATTtgtcaattattattttatttttatatgcatgtgatttttcatgtgtttttttaataaatttattagcaTGACCTAGCAAAAGGAGTCAAGTACAGAGACCATTGCTCGTTTTCATTACCTCCTCCATCTTCTTGCACCCTCGATCACGTGTTTGTCTTCTCTTTCCCGGTGGTCACCCAGTCAAAGCTCACCTCCTTTTCTCTCCGTTTGTTTGTTTCCGACCCATTCGCCATCACCGATCCCAAACTGTCAGCTGATTAATATTGACTCCGGCGCAAATTCCCATGCAGCTCGGCCTCTTCTGGTCTGAAATCAATATATAAAGCTTGTAAAGCTTCTAGTCGCTCGGCTCCTACACCAGCGAACAAAAAATCGACTGTATCAGGGTTAGAAAATCACACCGCATTTTCAAGTGAAATGGCGACTGAGCTTGTAAAGCTAACGAGACATTAAATCTAATAtaatcatcatgatttttaaaatcagatGACACGCTTATCAAAAATTATGAAGCAAACCATTTAGATGGTGATCTAGTGATAAAAACTTAGAATTAAAAGACTTGTCTTCTCTGTGATCTCATGTGTCGAGCCCTGTGGTTACTTATATGATGACCACtgaaggcttacatggtcgttaacttcagagtCTGTGAGATTAATCGAGGTGCACGCAAGCTGATTCGGACACTCAcattaatccaaaaataaataaataaaaattgcaaagcAACTTCTAAACTCGTCTATACTCCATGTCTGTGTTCTGGGCTATCAGGCCCAAGACGAGATGGATGGATGGACTGCGTTCAATGTGCGAGTAATTTAGAACTTATAGTCTAACAATTCATTTATTTAGAAAGGGGAAAGAGGGTGTTTAAGATTGttgtttatcatgttttttttaaaaaaattaattttttaaaattttatgttaatataattttctattttaaaatttttttagtattgaaaataattttttaaaaaatttaatatatttttaaataaaaaacacttctaAAAACACACATTTACattcaatttcaaatataaccgggttagagcatctccaacgaaacaactaaaaaaataaataaaatgaaaaaaaacatacttttagcttttatgtttgtttttaaacattCCAATTGGTCAATCAAATTAAtagctaaaataaatattcaagactAAGTGTTATTTCTACATTTCTAtgtaaaaaagacaaaaataaatgatagtacattttttttttttgctaatgttttatttatttattttatatttgtttgtcaatattgtataattatattaaaattaatttaacataaaatatattaaaatatatttggcttttctaaatagtttttttactattgaaatgtatacaaagaaagaggctattaattttaatagtttaagatttttttttgtgggacctacataaaaaacatgttttttttagtttttaaatgtatgGTTTGTGTTTCAATGGTattgtactttttttaaaaacaaccaccaCCTCTTCCCGCCAAacatattctaaataaaaaaaattattttattaatttggctaTTTAGTATATCATTTTTAATGGGAAATGCTCTTACAAAGGAAAGAGACAATTACAGGTGCattttttcaacaaacaaaTGGAAAACCAGGTCATTGTCGCACGGTCCCCGCCAtgtgataatattattttggcaCCGAGCATTTTTCAGTGCGTGCAAGGAATcgcagaaaagaaaagaaaaaacatgaacaaaaggaaaatcttggagataattttttatatgattttccaGTG from Populus alba chromosome 8, ASM523922v2, whole genome shotgun sequence encodes the following:
- the LOC118055885 gene encoding DEAD-box ATP-dependent RNA helicase 36, with translation MEEQQQEKTHVVDSNFPLFSKTPKRPKLQKTQNPDESPEIPKLEKEVSSNPSNPDSAAAKTTLFSDLGLSEWALQTCKELGMKNPTQVQSHCIPKILSGRDVLGLAQTGSGKTAAFALPILHRLAEDPFGVFALVMTPTRELAYQLAEQFRAFGSCLHLRCAVVVGGMDLLTQAKTLMGRPHVIIATPGRIKVLLENPDISPVFSRTKFLVLDEADRLIDVGFQEELRVVFKCLPKSRQTLLFSATMTSELQTLLELSENKAYFYEEYEGFKTVDTLNQQYIQMPKNVKEVYLVYILSKMEEMGIRSAIIFVSACSTCRLLSSLLKELDHEPATLYSLESQSSRLASLHRFKSGQASILIATDLASRGLDIPTVDLVINYDLPRDPTDYVHRVGRTARAGREGLAVSLVAQHDGKLMKAIEAEVGKQFEKFEYKENEVLSDITKVYKARRVAKMKMMDDGFDELVKERKKQKQKSLAEKGLLKNKKRKRKSKDMSS